One window of Inquilinus sp. Marseille-Q2685 genomic DNA carries:
- a CDS encoding phasin family protein, whose translation MSKVPPVWDVDFTKLLSEFKVPGVDLDAVLQAQRKNIEALTAANRTAAEGLQAFARRQGEILRQNLAELQSQFSNAVAAGAPEEKLAKQTELAKATFEKAIADIKELAELLAKSNTEAAEIVSKRVSASFDELKSVLKTPTTKR comes from the coding sequence ATGAGCAAGGTGCCGCCGGTCTGGGATGTCGACTTCACCAAGCTGCTGAGCGAGTTCAAGGTGCCGGGCGTCGACCTCGACGCGGTGCTGCAGGCCCAGCGCAAGAACATCGAGGCGCTGACCGCCGCCAACCGCACCGCGGCGGAGGGGCTGCAGGCCTTCGCCCGCCGCCAGGGCGAGATCCTGCGCCAGAACCTGGCCGAGCTGCAGAGCCAGTTCTCCAACGCCGTCGCCGCCGGCGCGCCGGAGGAGAAGCTGGCGAAGCAGACCGAGCTGGCCAAGGCCACCTTCGAGAAGGCGATCGCCGACATCAAAGAGCTGGCCGAGCTCCTGGCCAAGTCGAACACCGAGGCCGCCGAGATCGTCAGCAAGCGCGTCAGCGCCAGCTTCGACGAGCTGAAGAGCGTTCTGAAGACCCCGACGACCAAGCGCTGA
- a CDS encoding TetR/AcrR family transcriptional regulator, with amino-acid sequence MAKKADIANHIVTTAVDLAAEKGWRALTLSDVAQAARVPMSALYRHCPTKAELLAGFSRMIDQAVLSEGLPGEEESPRDRLFDLLMRRFDVLSGHRAGVKAILRDLRLDPLTMLLQARQLELSMRWTLQSAGISTSGLLGRARVQALCLIYGLVLRAWEQDDSPDLDRTMKALDQRLRQAEQWENTFGRGRGERRSEPPAQPEAQAGQEPTLH; translated from the coding sequence ATGGCGAAGAAGGCCGATATTGCGAACCACATCGTCACCACCGCGGTCGACCTGGCGGCGGAGAAGGGGTGGCGCGCCTTGACCCTTTCCGACGTCGCCCAGGCGGCGCGGGTGCCGATGTCGGCGCTGTACCGCCACTGCCCGACCAAGGCGGAGCTGCTGGCAGGGTTCAGCCGGATGATCGACCAGGCGGTGCTGTCCGAAGGCCTGCCGGGCGAGGAAGAGAGCCCGCGCGACCGGCTGTTCGACCTGCTGATGCGCCGCTTCGACGTGCTGTCGGGCCATCGCGCCGGGGTCAAGGCGATCCTCCGCGACCTGCGGCTCGACCCGCTGACCATGCTGTTGCAGGCACGGCAGCTCGAGCTGTCGATGCGCTGGACGCTGCAATCCGCCGGCATCTCGACCTCCGGGCTGCTCGGCCGGGCGCGGGTGCAGGCGCTGTGCCTGATCTACGGGCTGGTGCTGCGCGCCTGGGAGCAGGATGATTCGCCGGATCTCGACCGCACCATGAAGGCGCTGGACCAGCGGCTGCGCCAGGCGGAGCAGTGGGAGAACACCTTCGGCCGCGGCCGCGGCGAGCGCCGGTCGGAGCCGCCGGCCCAGCCGGAAGCCCAGGCGGGGCAGGAGCCGACGCTGCACTAG
- a CDS encoding aspartate-semialdehyde dehydrogenase has product MLASSDLQEAPRGVRSRDPVIAIVGATGAVGIELLRCLEARRFPAAEVRPLASARSAGRTIPFRRRDLVVEELTEGSFAGVDIALFSAGAGISRRYAPAAVAAGAVVVDNSSAFRMQPDVPLVVPEVNAAALAGHAGIVANPNCVAAIMTVALAPLHRAHPLRRVSAATYQAASGAGAAAMEELREATAAHLQGRPFEPKVLPHPYAFNLFSHNAEVDPASGYNGEELKAIAETRRILGAPDLPIGITCIRVPVLRAHSIALSVEFDSVVTPEEARGLLEGAPGLRLVDDRAANHFPMPSEASGRDEVLVGRIRTDLGDPSGRSLAFFVSGDQLLKGAALNAVQILEHLRS; this is encoded by the coding sequence GTGCTCGCATCATCCGATCTCCAAGAAGCCCCGCGCGGCGTGCGCTCGCGCGATCCCGTGATCGCGATCGTCGGCGCCACCGGAGCGGTCGGCATCGAGCTGCTGCGCTGCCTGGAGGCGCGGCGCTTCCCGGCCGCCGAGGTCCGGCCGCTGGCCTCGGCCCGCTCCGCCGGCCGGACGATCCCGTTCCGCAGGCGCGACCTGGTGGTCGAGGAGCTGACGGAGGGCAGCTTCGCCGGCGTCGACATCGCCTTGTTCTCGGCCGGCGCCGGCATCTCCCGGCGCTACGCCCCGGCAGCGGTGGCGGCCGGGGCGGTGGTGGTCGACAACTCCTCGGCCTTCCGTATGCAGCCGGACGTGCCGCTGGTGGTGCCGGAGGTGAACGCGGCGGCGCTGGCGGGCCATGCCGGCATCGTCGCCAACCCGAACTGCGTCGCCGCGATCATGACGGTCGCGCTGGCGCCGCTGCACCGGGCGCATCCGCTGCGGCGGGTCTCGGCGGCGACCTACCAGGCCGCCTCGGGCGCCGGCGCCGCGGCGATGGAGGAACTGCGGGAGGCCACCGCCGCCCATCTGCAGGGCCGGCCCTTCGAGCCCAAGGTGCTGCCCCACCCCTATGCCTTCAACCTGTTCAGCCACAATGCCGAGGTCGACCCGGCCAGCGGCTACAACGGCGAGGAGCTGAAGGCGATCGCCGAGACCCGCCGCATCCTGGGCGCGCCGGACCTCCCGATCGGCATCACCTGCATCCGCGTGCCGGTGCTGCGGGCCCATTCGATCGCGCTCTCGGTCGAGTTCGACTCCGTGGTGACACCGGAGGAGGCGAGAGGCCTGCTCGAAGGCGCGCCCGGCCTGCGCCTGGTCGACGACCGGGCCGCGAACCATTTCCCGATGCCGTCCGAGGCGAGCGGCCGGGACGAGGTGCTGGTCGGCCGCATCCGGACGGATCTCGGCGACCCCAGCGGCCGCTCCCTGGCCTTCTTCGTCTCGGGCGACCAGCTGCTGAAGGGCGCCGCCCTCAACGCCGTGCAGATCCTGGAGCATCTGCGGTCGTGA
- a CDS encoding YbaK/EbsC family protein, which produces MASSSERVAAALAAAGHAPEIRVFDASTRTSADAAAAIGCEVAQIAKSLVFRIRGSARPVLVIASGVNRVDEAAVATALRDRIDGARIERADAGFVRDATGFAIGGVAPVGHATPPHVVIDRDLLALPRIWAAAGTPNSVFALTPEQLVALTGGVVADVAKRDGTG; this is translated from the coding sequence ATGGCCAGCAGCAGCGAACGCGTCGCCGCGGCGCTGGCGGCGGCGGGGCATGCCCCCGAGATCCGGGTGTTCGACGCATCGACCCGCACCTCTGCCGACGCCGCGGCGGCGATCGGCTGCGAGGTGGCGCAGATCGCCAAGTCGCTGGTGTTCCGCATCCGCGGCAGCGCCCGGCCGGTGCTGGTGATCGCCAGCGGCGTCAACCGGGTCGACGAGGCGGCGGTGGCGACGGCGCTGAGGGACCGGATCGACGGCGCCCGGATCGAGCGCGCCGATGCCGGCTTCGTGCGCGACGCCACCGGCTTCGCCATCGGCGGCGTCGCCCCGGTCGGCCACGCCACGCCGCCGCATGTGGTGATCGACCGCGACCTGCTGGCGCTGCCCCGGATCTGGGCCGCGGCCGGGACGCCGAACTCGGTCTTCGCCCTGACGCCGGAGCAGCTGGTGGCCCTGACCGGCGGCGTGGTCGCCGACGTGGCGAAGCGAGACGGCACCGGTTGA
- the proC gene encoding pyrroline-5-carboxylate reductase yields MSDLLLVGCGRMGSALVKGWLAGKAADRIWAVEPAELGLADPRLHHVRGAAGLPADLAPEVVVLAVKPQMMPEALPAYRRFAGPGTLFLSIAAGRTLAWLEQGLGAEAAVVRAMPNTPAAIGQGISVLVANAAVTPEQRRRAETLMQAAGQTAWIEDDALMNAVTGVSGSGPAYVFYLIETLAEAGRAAGLPAELAMQLARQTVVGAGALAGAATESAAELRIAVTSPKGTTQAALDVLMAPDGLQPLMTKAVAAATQRGRELA; encoded by the coding sequence GTGTCCGATCTTCTGCTGGTCGGCTGCGGCCGGATGGGAAGCGCGCTGGTCAAGGGCTGGCTGGCCGGCAAGGCGGCCGACCGGATCTGGGCGGTGGAGCCGGCCGAGCTCGGCCTCGCCGACCCGCGGCTGCACCATGTGCGCGGTGCCGCCGGGCTGCCGGCCGATCTGGCGCCCGAGGTGGTGGTGCTGGCGGTGAAGCCGCAGATGATGCCCGAGGCGCTGCCGGCCTATCGCCGCTTCGCCGGGCCGGGAACGCTGTTCCTGTCGATCGCCGCCGGCCGCACCCTGGCCTGGCTGGAGCAGGGGCTGGGGGCGGAGGCTGCGGTGGTCCGCGCCATGCCGAACACCCCGGCCGCGATCGGCCAGGGCATCTCCGTCCTGGTCGCGAACGCCGCGGTGACGCCGGAGCAGCGCCGCCGCGCCGAGACGCTGATGCAGGCCGCCGGGCAGACCGCCTGGATCGAGGACGACGCGCTGATGAACGCGGTCACGGGCGTCTCCGGCAGCGGCCCGGCCTATGTCTTCTACCTGATCGAGACCCTGGCTGAGGCCGGCCGTGCCGCCGGGCTGCCGGCCGAGCTGGCGATGCAGCTGGCGCGGCAGACCGTGGTCGGCGCCGGCGCCCTGGCCGGGGCCGCGACCGAGAGCGCGGCGGAGCTGCGCATCGCCGTGACCAGCCCGAAGGGCACCACCCAGGCGGCGCTGGACGTGCTGATGGCGCCGGACGGGCTGCAGCCGCTGATGACCAAGGCCGTCGCCGCGGCGACGCAGCGCGGCCGCGAGCTGGCGTAA
- a CDS encoding antibiotic biosynthesis monooxygenase → MPQMRPLDPAFPIDRQLAVDAAPVVLVNVFTMDAADEQAFLRAWRGDAGIMKRQPGFISTQLHRAIGDSPTYLNHAVWESTADFRAAFANPEFRAKLSAYPASAVASPHLFQKAAVPGICVA, encoded by the coding sequence ATGCCGCAGATGCGACCCCTGGATCCCGCCTTCCCGATCGACCGCCAGCTCGCCGTCGACGCCGCGCCGGTCGTGCTGGTCAACGTCTTCACGATGGACGCGGCCGACGAGCAGGCCTTCCTCCGGGCGTGGCGGGGCGACGCGGGGATCATGAAGCGCCAGCCGGGCTTCATCTCGACCCAGCTGCACCGGGCGATCGGCGACAGCCCGACCTATCTGAACCATGCCGTCTGGGAATCGACGGCCGATTTCCGGGCCGCCTTCGCGAATCCGGAGTTCCGGGCGAAGCTGTCGGCCTATCCGGCTTCGGCCGTCGCGTCGCCGCACCTGTTCCAGAAGGCTGCGGTGCCGGGCATCTGCGTGGCCTGA
- a CDS encoding MarR family winged helix-turn-helix transcriptional regulator, which yields MTDLILDLFRLNSRIVSAGDRLVVGLGLTSARWQVLGTIVAADRPQPVAWLARDMGANRQNVQRIVNDLEAEGLVVFRPNPHHRRAQLVELTGKGRETFDAAMRLQAPWVDGLAEGLRVEDIATTHAVMSALRRKLEGNGEAGGQD from the coding sequence TTGACCGACCTGATCCTCGACCTGTTCCGGCTGAACAGCCGGATCGTCAGCGCGGGGGACCGGCTGGTCGTCGGGCTGGGCCTGACCAGCGCCCGCTGGCAGGTGCTCGGCACCATCGTCGCGGCGGACCGGCCGCAGCCGGTGGCCTGGCTGGCGCGCGACATGGGCGCCAACCGCCAGAACGTCCAGCGCATCGTCAACGATCTGGAGGCGGAAGGGCTGGTCGTCTTCCGGCCCAACCCGCATCACCGGCGGGCGCAGCTGGTGGAGCTGACCGGCAAGGGCAGAGAGACCTTCGACGCCGCCATGCGCCTGCAGGCCCCCTGGGTCGACGGCCTGGCCGAAGGGCTGCGGGTCGAGGACATCGCGACGACCCACGCCGTCATGTCGGCGCTGCGCCGGAAGCTGGAAGGCAACGGGGAAGCCGGCGGGCAGGACTGA
- a CDS encoding catalase family peroxidase, producing the protein MPQPQRSRSALGSLALIAVVVGAGGAAFAYTAGWLSPQRLTPDKLVSALAPPGGAAPGHRRNHAKGICFTGVFGSNGAGAALSKARVFAAGEYPALGRFNLATPNPNAEDATVRVHGIGLQITTPDGQEWRSAMIDPPVFPVATPQAFYELLTASGSKDPEAMKRFAAAHPEFGAFVAWAQSAPWTGSYAEDRFNSLNSFVFTDASGADRTVRWSLLPAAQTVPVPPEELAKRGPDLLEQEITQRVAAGPQRWTLAVTVADPGDPTADPSKAWPADRRTVEVGTLIVQRIEAEPHGPCRDINFDPTVLPDGIRTSDDPFPAARSAAYAVSYNLRTAEEQDYPRTETGAKP; encoded by the coding sequence ATGCCCCAGCCGCAACGATCGCGTTCCGCTCTCGGATCGCTGGCCCTGATCGCAGTCGTCGTCGGTGCCGGCGGCGCGGCCTTCGCCTACACGGCGGGGTGGCTCTCGCCCCAGCGCCTGACCCCGGACAAGCTGGTGTCTGCGCTGGCGCCGCCCGGCGGCGCGGCCCCCGGCCATCGCCGCAACCATGCCAAGGGGATCTGCTTCACCGGCGTCTTCGGGTCCAACGGCGCCGGGGCGGCTCTGTCGAAGGCCCGGGTCTTCGCCGCGGGCGAGTACCCCGCCCTCGGGCGCTTCAACCTCGCCACCCCGAACCCGAACGCCGAGGACGCGACGGTCCGCGTGCACGGCATCGGGCTGCAGATCACGACGCCGGACGGGCAGGAATGGCGCAGCGCCATGATCGACCCGCCGGTCTTCCCGGTGGCGACGCCGCAGGCCTTCTACGAGCTGCTGACCGCCTCCGGCAGCAAGGACCCGGAGGCGATGAAGCGCTTCGCCGCCGCGCATCCGGAATTCGGCGCCTTCGTGGCCTGGGCGCAGAGCGCGCCCTGGACCGGCAGCTATGCCGAGGACCGGTTCAACAGCCTGAACAGCTTCGTCTTCACCGATGCCTCCGGCGCCGACCGCACGGTACGCTGGTCGCTGCTGCCGGCGGCGCAGACCGTGCCGGTGCCGCCGGAGGAGCTGGCGAAGCGCGGCCCCGACCTCCTGGAGCAGGAGATCACCCAGCGCGTCGCCGCCGGCCCGCAGCGCTGGACCCTGGCGGTGACCGTCGCCGATCCGGGCGATCCGACCGCGGACCCGAGCAAGGCCTGGCCGGCGGACCGCCGCACCGTCGAGGTCGGCACCCTGATTGTGCAGCGGATCGAGGCCGAGCCGCACGGCCCCTGCCGCGACATCAATTTCGACCCCACCGTGCTGCCCGACGGCATCCGCACCTCGGACGACCCCTTCCCCGCCGCGCGGTCGGCCGCCTATGCCGTGTCCTACAACCTGCGCACCGCGGAAGAGCAGGACTATCCGCGCACCGAGACGGGAGCGAAGCCATGA
- a CDS encoding cytochrome b: MTSGRRHFTASQRLLHWLLAVCILAMLFIGVGMVSTVMPKHLTLVAIHKPLGIAILVLVLIRLGLRLRYGAPALPADMPEPMKLAAHLSHIAFYLLMIGMPLIGWGMLSAAAYPVVLFPGVTLPPILPQDAGLHALLWSAHVYLAFAFFALILLHVAAALYHALVRRDGVFEAMAPVPSRDGAAAPSERQAV, translated from the coding sequence ATGACCAGCGGCCGCCGGCACTTCACCGCATCCCAGCGCCTGCTGCACTGGCTGCTGGCCGTCTGCATCCTGGCCATGCTGTTCATCGGCGTCGGCATGGTGTCCACCGTCATGCCGAAGCATCTGACGCTCGTGGCGATCCACAAGCCGCTCGGTATCGCCATCCTGGTGCTGGTGCTGATCCGCCTGGGGCTGCGGCTGCGCTACGGCGCGCCGGCGCTGCCGGCCGACATGCCCGAGCCGATGAAGCTGGCCGCGCATCTGTCGCACATCGCCTTCTACCTGCTGATGATCGGCATGCCGCTGATCGGCTGGGGCATGCTGTCGGCCGCGGCCTATCCGGTCGTGCTGTTCCCCGGCGTCACCCTGCCGCCGATCCTGCCGCAGGATGCCGGCCTGCACGCCCTGCTGTGGAGCGCGCATGTGTATCTGGCCTTCGCCTTCTTCGCGCTGATCCTGCTGCATGTCGCCGCGGCGCTGTACCACGCCCTGGTGCGGCGCGACGGCGTGTTCGAGGCGATGGCGCCCGTGCCGTCCCGCGACGGCGCCGCCGCCCCGTCCGAGCGCCAGGCGGTCTGA
- a CDS encoding aldo/keto reductase: protein MEYRKLGNSGAVVTAYCLGTMTFGKESDEATSFALMNDYVEAGGNFLDTADVYSTGVSEEIIGRWLKSRPGIGQSLVIATKGRFPMGQGPNDLGLSRKHLGAALDASLRRLGVEQIDLYQMHAWDALTPLEETLRFLDDSVRNGKIAYYGFSNFLGWQLTKAVWLAKANGYAPPVTLQPQYNLLVRDIEHEIVPACLDAGIGLLPWSPLGGGWLSGKYKRDQMPTGATRLGENPQRGMEAYDARNAKPATWAVIGAVEDIARARGIGMAQVALAWVAAQPAVTSVILGARTRQQLADNLGAASLALTGEEMAVLDAASRPEMADYPYGAGGINQRRRRIEGGR, encoded by the coding sequence ATGGAGTATCGCAAGCTCGGCAACAGCGGCGCGGTGGTGACGGCCTATTGCCTCGGCACCATGACCTTCGGCAAGGAATCCGACGAAGCGACGTCCTTCGCGCTGATGAACGACTATGTGGAGGCCGGCGGCAACTTCCTCGACACGGCGGATGTCTACAGCACCGGCGTGTCGGAGGAGATCATCGGCCGCTGGCTGAAGAGCCGGCCCGGCATCGGCCAGAGCCTGGTGATCGCCACCAAGGGCCGCTTCCCGATGGGGCAGGGGCCGAATGACCTTGGCCTGTCGCGCAAACACCTTGGGGCGGCGCTCGACGCCTCGCTGCGGCGCCTGGGGGTCGAACAGATCGACCTTTACCAGATGCACGCCTGGGACGCGCTGACGCCGCTGGAGGAGACGCTGCGCTTCCTCGACGATTCGGTGCGCAACGGCAAGATCGCCTATTACGGCTTCTCGAACTTCCTCGGCTGGCAGCTGACCAAGGCGGTGTGGCTGGCCAAGGCGAACGGCTACGCCCCGCCGGTGACGCTGCAGCCGCAATACAACCTCCTGGTCCGCGACATCGAGCACGAGATCGTGCCGGCTTGCCTCGACGCGGGCATCGGGCTGCTGCCCTGGTCGCCCCTGGGCGGCGGCTGGCTGTCCGGCAAGTACAAGCGCGACCAGATGCCGACCGGCGCCACCCGCCTGGGCGAGAACCCCCAGCGCGGCATGGAGGCCTATGACGCCCGCAACGCCAAGCCGGCCACCTGGGCGGTGATCGGGGCGGTCGAGGACATCGCCCGGGCGCGCGGGATCGGCATGGCGCAGGTGGCGCTGGCCTGGGTCGCGGCGCAGCCGGCGGTGACCTCGGTGATCCTGGGCGCACGCACCCGGCAGCAGCTGGCCGACAATCTCGGTGCGGCGAGCCTGGCGCTGACCGGCGAGGAGATGGCCGTGCTGGACGCCGCGAGCCGGCCCGAGATGGCGGACTACCCCTACGGCGCCGGCGGCATCAACCAGCGGCGCCGCAGGATCGAGGGCGGGCGCTGA
- a CDS encoding dienelactone hydrolase family protein encodes MAEVLLFHHAQGLTPGVRAFADALRAAGHAVHTPDLFDGRIFGSIDEGMAYIQQAGFDDLRERGVRIADELPPALVYAGFSFGVLPAQKLAQTRPGARGALLFYSCLPISGDWAFGPWPDGVPVQIHGMDADPIFVGEGDIDAAREIVAKAADAELFLYPGDQHYFADSSLPSYDAEATALLTRRVLAFLARV; translated from the coding sequence ATGGCCGAGGTCCTGCTGTTCCATCACGCCCAGGGGCTGACCCCCGGCGTGCGCGCCTTCGCCGACGCGCTGCGGGCCGCCGGCCATGCCGTGCACACGCCCGACCTGTTCGACGGGCGCATCTTCGGCAGCATCGACGAGGGCATGGCCTATATCCAGCAGGCGGGGTTCGACGATCTGCGGGAGCGCGGCGTCCGCATCGCCGACGAACTGCCGCCCGCGCTGGTCTATGCCGGCTTCTCCTTCGGCGTGCTGCCGGCGCAGAAGCTGGCCCAGACCCGGCCCGGGGCGCGCGGCGCCCTGCTGTTCTACTCCTGCTTGCCGATCAGCGGCGACTGGGCTTTCGGGCCCTGGCCGGACGGCGTCCCGGTGCAGATCCACGGCATGGACGCCGACCCGATCTTCGTCGGCGAGGGCGACATCGACGCCGCCCGCGAGATCGTGGCCAAGGCGGCGGATGCGGAGCTGTTTCTGTACCCCGGCGACCAGCATTACTTCGCCGACAGCTCGCTGCCGTCCTACGATGCCGAGGCGACCGCGCTGCTCACCCGGCGGGTGCTCGCGTTCCTGGCACGGGTCTGA
- a CDS encoding cupin domain-containing protein: MPKIDLAAVPERKGSGYPHPFDAPCADRIRQRLGEAGGLTDVGINLMRLPPGGWSSQRHWHSEEDEFVYVLAGELTLVEDGGETVLRAGDCAAFPKNSGDGHHMINRSDAVAVYLEVGTRSPTDVITCSDIDMMSPSTDGRFLHKDGTPY; the protein is encoded by the coding sequence ATGCCCAAGATCGACCTCGCCGCCGTGCCGGAACGCAAGGGCTCGGGCTATCCGCACCCCTTCGACGCGCCCTGCGCCGACCGGATCCGGCAGCGGCTGGGCGAGGCCGGCGGGCTCACCGATGTCGGGATCAACCTGATGCGGCTGCCGCCGGGCGGCTGGTCGAGCCAGCGCCACTGGCATTCGGAGGAGGACGAGTTCGTCTATGTGCTCGCGGGCGAACTGACGCTGGTCGAGGATGGCGGCGAGACGGTGCTGCGCGCCGGCGACTGCGCCGCCTTCCCGAAGAACTCCGGCGACGGCCACCACATGATCAACCGGTCGGACGCCGTGGCGGTCTATCTCGAGGTCGGCACGCGCTCGCCCACCGACGTGATCACCTGCTCCGACATCGACATGATGAGCCCCAGCACCGACGGCCGGTTCCTGCACAAGGACGGCACGCCCTATTGA